A single Nostoc sp. GT001 DNA region contains:
- a CDS encoding DUF1579 domain-containing protein — METAKTQQEPTMNTEPQKEHQWLQKLVGEWTYETEAMMSPDQPPERATGTESVRSIGGLWVVGEGQGEMPCGGAATMIITLGYDPHKQRYIGTWVGSMMAYLWLYDGELDAAENMLTLNSDGPSMTGDEKMASYRDVIEFKSDNHRVMTSYVLGDDGQWHQFMTVNSRRKQ, encoded by the coding sequence ATGGAAACAGCCAAAACACAACAGGAGCCAACAATGAATACTGAGCCACAAAAAGAACATCAGTGGCTACAGAAACTCGTCGGTGAGTGGACTTATGAAACAGAGGCAATGATGAGTCCAGATCAGCCGCCTGAAAGAGCAACAGGAACGGAAAGTGTGCGATCAATCGGTGGACTCTGGGTTGTAGGTGAAGGACAGGGCGAAATGCCCTGCGGTGGTGCAGCAACAATGATAATAACACTGGGATATGACCCGCACAAACAACGCTATATAGGCACCTGGGTTGGGTCAATGATGGCTTATCTATGGTTGTACGACGGTGAATTGGACGCGGCCGAAAACATGCTAACGCTTAATTCTGACGGTCCCTCAATGACGGGCGACGAGAAGATGGCAAGTTACAGAGATGTAATCGAGTTCAAGAGTGATAATCATCGAGTGATGACATCCTATGTGCTGGGTGACGACGGGCAGTGGCATCAGTTTATGACCGTAAATTCTCGACGGAAGCAGTAG